DNA from Triticum aestivum cultivar Chinese Spring chromosome 7D, IWGSC CS RefSeq v2.1, whole genome shotgun sequence:
AGGTGTAGAGCTAGTGTTCTATGATCTGCACGATGGAAGGGATAGGCCTCCGCAGAAAGCAGCAATGATCAGGTAAAGTAGCAGCACAATGACCCCCGTCAACACCGCTCTGCAACAAACACAGAACAAGAAACATCTCAGGAGCTGCCAAACACGTAGAAGTGCATAAAAATGAAACTATGGTGTTATAGACAGCTATTGGTTTTGCTTGGCTGCACTTGCCAATACAGAGCTCTAGAATTTAGTTGAACAGGGGTTTCCTACTCGGAACAGGGGTTTCAGTGATTTCAGTCATGACACACCACACTAACTTAATCAATTAAACAATAGATTTAGGGGATGTTTGGATGAGGGGTATTTCTTTACAGAGCTCTAGAATTTAGTTGAAATTACGAAAGCTCCTCTAAAATTACTCCTTACCCGAACAGTGTAATTCACTCTTATATGTATCATTTCCCCATATATTCTTTAAGCGAAACACATAATTTCTCCATCTTGTGTTTCTCATGAAACTAACAGTTGCTTTTGTTCGGAAATGACAGTTTCCAGCCAGACTGAATCTGGAGACATGGAAAACTCTAACAGGCTGGAATCTGGTTTTGTAGATACCAGATCTGGAGGTGCTTTCTGGTATAAATAGGGACTTGCACACTATAAAAACCATTGTAGAAAGTAAATTATGGAAGATAGAGATGTGTAGAACTTACAGAAGCTTGACATTCTTCATCCAGAGAGCTCTCCGAAGCCTCTTGGATTGCTTGCGGAAGTGAAAACCGCTGTCCTGCATTGTGGAGGTCTTGTCTACAAGAAGCGAGATGCGGTCGCCTCTGTCCAGAATCTTCTCTATGTTGTCAACCATGACGGTGTGTATCTGCAGGTTTTTGCAAGCATAAGCACTGTAAGCCCAGCACTGCTAACTAAGGACATACAACAGAAATGTCCCAAATGCAAGCATCTCGTGGTACTTGCCTCACTGACTTCACCCCGGAGGCGGTTGAGCGTGTCGGCACTGGGGTTACtggagaagaactccatttgctgGTGCAACACCCTGGCGAACTCGTCGTTCATGGCATAGGCCAGCGCAGAATGGGCGACCCTGCCATAGTTCTTCATGAACCTCATCTGGATGTCCTCGAGATAAATGAAGGGAACTCTCCCTGCATCATGAACAGACGGCATGGCAAAGTGTTAGCAACAAGCAGAATGATTGCACATAGACTACTAGATGCTGGCAAGGCATGATGATGATCTATAATTGGTTTGCTTCAGTACACAAAACTGAAAGAACTGTCCATGATGAACCGAAAAACGCAATTCTATCCCAACATCTCAGATCACGTCATGTTTGCCGCACATCCCGCTGAGAGGAGAAGCCGAATCTAACAAGAGCTTCCTGAATTCAGCATAACTGACTAACTAGAGGCTGAGTGAGGGAGGGGGTTAGCAGTACTGACGTCCGAAGGTGTCGTTGGCCATGCAGAGGAAGGTGAGGCCGTCGGCGGGGGAGCGGAGGACGTGGAAGATGTAGCGGTCCTGCGCGAAGCAGAGGCGCGCCTCGGCCTCGGAGGGGAGCTTCTCGAGGATGCGGCGGGCGACGGCGCCGGCGttgcccgagacggcggcgaactCGGCCAGCACGACCGTGCCCCGCGCCACGAGCGCGTACACGatcgccatcctcctcctcctcctcctcctcctcggtcccgaggggcgggggtgggggtgggaatCGAAATTGGAACTGGGGTCGGGAAGCGGAGGCGGCCTGAGCTGATCTGATCTGGCCTTGGGTCCAGGAAGACGGAGGGAGGGAGGCAGGCGTGTAGTATAACTGATTGGGAATTTGGGAGGAGAGGTGCGATGGATGTGGGGGTTTCGAGCGGCGCCGTGCCGTACTGCCGTCGACTACCGTTTTCTATT
Protein-coding regions in this window:
- the LOC123168979 gene encoding vesicle-associated membrane protein 714 encodes the protein MAIVYALVARGTVVLAEFAAVSGNAGAVARRILEKLPSEAEARLCFAQDRYIFHVLRSPADGLTFLCMANDTFGRRVPFIYLEDIQMRFMKNYGRVAHSALAYAMNDEFARVLHQQMEFFSSNPSADTLNRLRGEVSEIHTVMVDNIEKILDRGDRISLLVDKTSTMQDSGFHFRKQSKRLRRALWMKNVKLLAVLTGVIVLLLYLIIAAFCGGLSLPSCRS